DNA sequence from the Thiobacillus sp. SCUT-2 genome:
TCGACCGCAAGGGCTCGTTTGCCCGCGCCGCCGAGGCGCTCGGCCGTGCGCCATCTTCGCTGACGTATGCGGTGCAGCAGATCGAGGCCGACCTCGACGTCCTGCTGTTCGACCGCTCCGGACACCGTGCGCGCTTCACCCCGGCCGGGCGGCTGCTGCTCGAGGAGGGCAGGACCTTGCTCGGCGCGGCCGCGGCGCTGGAAAACCGGACGCGGCAGGCCGCCGGGGGCTGGGAAGCGCAGTTCACGCTGGCGCTGGAGGGCATCCTGCCGGTGGCGCCGGTGCTGCCGCTGATCGAGGCGTTCTACCGGCTCGGGCGCACAACCGAGATCAGGCTGCGCCACGAGGTGCTGGCGGGCAGCTGGGACGCGGTGGCCTCGGGTTGCGCCGATCTGGCCGTTGCCGGCGGCGGCGCACCGGCCGGGGCGGGGCTGCGCACCCGCCTGCTGGGCCGCGTCGAGTTCGTGTTCTGCGTCGCCCCGCAGCACCCGCTGGCGCGCGCGAAGCAGCCGCTGACCCCGGCCGACGTCGCGGCGCACCGCGTGGTGGTGATCGCCGATACCGCGCGCAACCTGCCCCTCCGCAGCGCCGGCTGGCTGCAGCAGCAGCCGCGTCTCACGGTGGCCGATCTGCCGGGCAAGCTGGCGGCGCAGCAGGCCGGGCTGGGGATCGGCTCGTTGCCGCGCTGGCTGGCCGAGCGTGAGGTGGCGGCGGGCCGTCTGGTGCGCTGCGAGTGGGCCGGCGGCAACCCGCGCGAAACGCTGCACCTGGTCTGGCGCAGCGGCGAGACGGGGCGGGCGCTGCAGTGGTTCACCCAAGCGCTCGCGCGGCGCGGGGTATTCGCAGGGGTGCTGGATGGCGAATGAGCCGCTCGAGCGCATGCGCCTCGACAAATGGCTGTGGGCGGCGCGCTTCTTCAAGACGCGCAGCCACGCCACGCAGGCCATCGAGCACGGGCGCGTGAAGCTGAACGGCGAGCGCGTCAAGCCGGCGCGCGACGTCAAGCCCGGCGACCGGCTCGAAATCCGTGTCGGCGACGCCGACTGGACGCTCACGGTCCGGGCGCTGGCCATGCAACGCGGCCCGGCGCCCGTCGCCCAGGGGCTCTACGAGGAAGACTCGGCCGGTCGCGCGCGTCGTGAGCAGCAGGCGCTCGAGCGCAAGCTTGCCGCCAGCCCGGCGGCGGCAATCAAGGGCCGGCCCACCAAGCGCGATCGCCGTCGGATTCATCGCTTCACCGGCGACTGAGACGCCGAATTTCCCGCATGTCGGCTGCCGCAAAGTGCGGCGGAACGCATAGAATCAGCGGCTTCGAGTTCTGCAAGCCTATGACCCTGTCCCCCGCCTCGATCCGCCTCCTGCGCCGCGTGCTGCGTGGGCTTGCCGTGC
Encoded proteins:
- a CDS encoding LysR family transcriptional regulator, with translation MPLTLEALAILDAVDRKGSFARAAEALGRAPSSLTYAVQQIEADLDVLLFDRSGHRARFTPAGRLLLEEGRTLLGAAAALENRTRQAAGGWEAQFTLALEGILPVAPVLPLIEAFYRLGRTTEIRLRHEVLAGSWDAVASGCADLAVAGGGAPAGAGLRTRLLGRVEFVFCVAPQHPLARAKQPLTPADVAAHRVVVIADTARNLPLRSAGWLQQQPRLTVADLPGKLAAQQAGLGIGSLPRWLAEREVAAGRLVRCEWAGGNPRETLHLVWRSGETGRALQWFTQALARRGVFAGVLDGE
- a CDS encoding RNA-binding S4 domain-containing protein, which produces MANEPLERMRLDKWLWAARFFKTRSHATQAIEHGRVKLNGERVKPARDVKPGDRLEIRVGDADWTLTVRALAMQRGPAPVAQGLYEEDSAGRARREQQALERKLAASPAAAIKGRPTKRDRRRIHRFTGD